One window of Paenibacillus sp. FSL K6-3182 genomic DNA carries:
- a CDS encoding metalloregulator ArsR/SmtB family transcription factor, producing MDNQVVAACDDSCAGSEVNIENVRSKMINETTAAQLADLFKALGDPTRVKIIHALVQSELCVHDLTEVLSMGQSAVSHQLRLLRNMRIVKRRKVGKTVFYSLDDDHVEQVFMLTLQHLKHE from the coding sequence ATGGATAATCAAGTTGTCGCAGCATGTGATGATTCGTGCGCAGGCTCTGAGGTAAACATAGAGAATGTTAGAAGCAAAATGATTAATGAAACAACAGCTGCTCAGTTGGCTGATTTGTTCAAGGCGCTTGGCGATCCCACGCGAGTGAAGATTATCCATGCGCTAGTGCAGTCTGAACTTTGCGTTCATGATTTGACTGAGGTGCTCTCCATGGGGCAATCGGCGGTTTCTCATCAGCTTCGGCTGCTGCGAAACATGCGTATCGTCAAGCGCAGGAAGGTCGGGAAAACCGTCTTTTATTCGCTCGATGACGATCATGTAGAACAAGTCTTTATGCTGACGCTTCAGCATTTGAAGCATGAATAA
- a CDS encoding glycoside hydrolase family 78 protein, which produces MFEISAVYCEYQQNPIGIGVTKPRLGWKLHSDERAVIQTAYEIEIAAESDFASILWQSGRVNSEQSTHVEQDSFVAESCKRYYYRVRAWNQNGDETAWSAVAFWEMGLLSPDEWLGDWIAAPLAMLPIEAEPSPLMRRSFELTGKVKEARVYATALGIYELELNGQRVGDSYFAPGWTSYNHTLQTQTYDVTDLLKLGGNAIGASLGNGWYKGNLAWGNQRCVYGDRLALLLQMHIVYEDGREEVIVSDTKWKAAVSPIQFSEIYHGETYDARLEQEGWTTAAYEDNAKEWQTVEVVQHEKHMLRPQANEPVRKQERLKPIALITTPKGETVLDFGQNMVGWVQFAVKGEAGSEVALLHAEVLDQEGNFYTENLRAAKQMIRYVLKGGESETYEPRFTFQGFRYVQLIGFPETESIKLDDFTGVVLHSDMEETGEFQCSEPLVNQLQHNIKWGLKGNFLDVPTDCPQRDERLGWTGDAQMFIQTASYLSNVAPFFTKWLRDVEADQAEDGGVPFVVPQVLGENDMSSAAWGDAAVICPWTLYICYGDKRILEEQYDSMQAWVSYIQRQGENEFLWNTGFHFGDWLGLDAKSGDYVGATDRDFIATAFYAYSVSIVQKTAAVLNKEADAKRYSELYDNIVAALREEFVTGAGRLAVPTQTAQVLALMFGLLDEGAEKRAIAKLTELIEQSKDHLTTGFVGTPYLNHVLSAFGKNDVAYRLLLQQTYPSWLYPVTKGATTIWEHWDGIKEDGSFWSKDMNSFNHYAYGAIGDWMYRTVAGIQTVEDAPGYKRIVIAPLPGEGLTWAEGKIETVYGSVSSKWSKSEEGHFTLDVTIPSNTTAEIRLPGAESGMKVTESGGLLAESAGITSAAETEAGVTIQAGSGSYRFAW; this is translated from the coding sequence ATGTTTGAAATTAGCGCAGTATATTGTGAATATCAGCAAAACCCAATTGGAATCGGAGTGACAAAACCTCGATTAGGATGGAAATTACACTCTGATGAGAGGGCAGTTATTCAAACGGCTTACGAGATTGAGATTGCGGCAGAATCAGACTTTGCATCGATCCTATGGCAGTCAGGGCGCGTGAATAGCGAGCAGTCAACGCATGTTGAGCAGGACTCTTTTGTCGCTGAATCGTGTAAGCGTTATTATTATCGAGTTCGGGCTTGGAATCAAAATGGAGATGAAACCGCTTGGTCTGCTGTTGCCTTCTGGGAAATGGGACTGCTTAGTCCAGACGAGTGGCTTGGCGACTGGATCGCTGCGCCGCTTGCGATGCTGCCAATTGAGGCGGAGCCTAGCCCGCTAATGAGGAGAAGCTTTGAGCTTACAGGCAAAGTGAAGGAAGCGCGGGTTTATGCGACTGCACTCGGCATATATGAGCTAGAGCTGAACGGGCAGCGAGTTGGCGATAGTTATTTTGCGCCGGGCTGGACGAGTTACAATCATACGCTGCAAACCCAAACTTATGATGTGACTGATCTGCTGAAATTAGGCGGGAATGCAATTGGCGCTTCCCTAGGAAACGGCTGGTACAAAGGGAATTTGGCGTGGGGCAATCAGCGCTGCGTGTACGGCGATCGTTTGGCGCTGCTGCTGCAAATGCACATCGTTTACGAGGATGGACGTGAAGAGGTCATCGTATCCGATACGAAGTGGAAGGCCGCGGTCAGTCCAATTCAGTTCTCGGAAATTTATCATGGCGAGACGTATGATGCACGCCTGGAACAAGAGGGCTGGACTACAGCCGCTTATGAAGACAATGCGAAAGAGTGGCAGACGGTTGAAGTGGTTCAGCATGAGAAGCATATGCTTAGGCCGCAGGCGAATGAACCTGTTCGCAAGCAGGAGAGGTTAAAGCCGATTGCTCTGATTACGACACCCAAAGGGGAAACCGTGCTTGATTTTGGCCAAAACATGGTTGGCTGGGTTCAGTTTGCCGTAAAGGGAGAAGCGGGCTCCGAAGTAGCACTGCTGCATGCAGAGGTGCTTGATCAGGAAGGCAACTTCTACACCGAAAACCTGCGGGCGGCAAAACAAATGATTCGATATGTGCTGAAGGGCGGGGAGTCTGAAACATATGAGCCGCGCTTCACGTTTCAAGGCTTCCGATATGTGCAGCTGATTGGCTTCCCTGAAACGGAGAGCATTAAGCTTGATGATTTTACAGGTGTTGTGCTGCATTCGGATATGGAGGAAACCGGTGAGTTTCAGTGCTCTGAACCGCTCGTCAATCAGCTTCAGCATAATATCAAATGGGGCCTCAAGGGGAATTTCCTTGACGTACCGACCGACTGCCCGCAGCGGGATGAACGTCTCGGCTGGACTGGCGATGCGCAAATGTTCATTCAAACGGCATCCTATTTATCAAACGTCGCTCCTTTTTTCACGAAGTGGCTGCGGGATGTAGAGGCGGATCAAGCAGAAGACGGCGGCGTTCCATTCGTGGTTCCTCAGGTGCTGGGCGAGAATGACATGTCCTCGGCAGCATGGGGAGATGCAGCAGTGATTTGCCCTTGGACGTTATATATTTGTTACGGAGACAAACGAATATTAGAAGAGCAATATGACAGCATGCAGGCGTGGGTATCGTATATTCAGCGCCAAGGCGAAAATGAGTTTTTATGGAATACAGGTTTTCACTTCGGGGATTGGCTTGGTCTTGATGCCAAGTCGGGCGATTATGTAGGCGCAACGGATCGGGATTTTATCGCGACAGCCTTTTATGCCTATTCGGTATCTATCGTTCAGAAGACGGCAGCAGTGCTCAACAAGGAGGCTGATGCGAAGAGATACTCGGAGCTGTACGACAATATTGTAGCAGCGCTTAGAGAAGAGTTTGTAACAGGTGCTGGACGGCTGGCTGTTCCGACGCAAACGGCTCAAGTGTTAGCCTTGATGTTTGGACTCTTGGATGAAGGAGCAGAGAAACGCGCTATTGCCAAGCTGACAGAGCTGATTGAGCAAAGCAAAGACCATCTGACGACTGGTTTTGTCGGTACTCCTTACTTGAACCATGTGCTTAGTGCTTTTGGTAAAAACGACGTAGCATATAGGCTGCTGCTTCAGCAAACCTATCCATCCTGGCTCTACCCTGTGACCAAAGGCGCTACGACGATTTGGGAGCATTGGGACGGTATCAAGGAGGACGGAAGCTTCTGGAGCAAGGATATGAACTCATTTAACCATTATGCTTACGGAGCGATTGGCGATTGGATGTACCGGACGGTAGCGGGCATTCAAACGGTGGAAGATGCTCCTGGCTATAAACGAATCGTCATCGCACCGCTTCCGGGCGAAGGGCTGACGTGGGCGGAAGGGAAGATTGAGACGGTATATGGCTCAGTTAGCTCAAAATGGTCCAAATCGGAAGAGGGGCACTTCACGCTTGATGTGACGATTCCTTCGAATACCACTGCGGAAATTCGTTTGCCAGGTGCGGAATCAGGGATGAAGGTGACCGAGAGCGGCGGGTTGCTAGCCGAGAGTGCGGGAATAACATCAGCAGCTGAGACTGAGGCAGGCGTTACGATACAAGCAGGATCTGGCAGCTATCGATTTGCTTGGTAG